A window of Pseudostreptobacillus hongkongensis genomic DNA:
TTAATTAAAGAAATTGAAATTAAAGAAGATACTACTAGAAAGAAAAAAGAAATTACTAAACTTAAACAAGCTCGTATAAGAATAGAAAATAGCCATATAAAAAACATATACCTCCAAACTTTCTAGTAATTTTAAATTTTTACTGTCCAGTTTTTTGGTATATGTTATCATCTAGGATCTTTTACTATGATTTTTTATTAAATATTATTTCTATAGGACAACCTTCAAATCCAAAATATTCTCTCAAGTTATTTTCTATATATCTTTGATAAGAAAAATGTATAAGATCTGGATTATTTGAGAAGAACACAAACTTAGGAGGTGCTTGCCCAACTTGAGTTGCATAATTAATTTTAACAGCTCTTCCTTTTCTTGTAGGAACTGGATTTTTAGCCATTATTTCTTCAAGAACTTGGTTTAGTACCCCTGTTGATATCTTCTTATTATATTCCTCATTTATTTCTTTTACCATATCTACAATATTTATAGCTCTTTTACCTGTTAATGCAGACATAGTTACTACTGGTACATAATCTAAAAATGGCATATCTGCTTTTACAAGATCTGTAAATTCTTTTACAGTCTTATTATCTTTCTCTATTAAATCCCATTTATTTATCGCTATAATCATAGGTTTTTTTTCTTCATATATTAAACCTGCAATTCTTTTATCTTGTTCAGTTAAAAGTTCTGTAGCATCTAACATTAACACACAAACATTAGCTCTTTCTATAGCCTTAATTGCTCTTAATACTGAATAATACTCTATATCATCTTCAACCTTAGATTTTCTTCTAATACCAGCTGTATCTATTATAGTATACTTTTGTTCTTTATACATAAAACTAGAATCTATAGAATCACGAGTTGTTCCTGCTATATCACTTACTATACTTCTTTCTTTATTAAGTATCTTATTAACAAAAGAAGATTTACCTGCATTTGGTCTTCCTAGTACAGCTATAGCTAAAGTATCTTCATCTATTTCTCTATCATCTACTGGAAACTTTTCAACAGCTAAATCAAGTAAGTCTCCAAGATTAACTTTATGTTCTGCAGAAATAGGTACTACGTCTTCAAACCCTAAAGCATAAAATTCAAATATAGCATCCTTTTCTTTAACATAGTTATCTATTTTATTAACTGCAACTATAACTTTTTTATTTACTTTTCTAAGTACACTAGCTATATCTTCATCTATAGCTGTTATACCTGCTTTTCCATCAACTAAGAATATTATTACATCTGCTTCATCTATAGCAACTCTTGCCTGATCTTTAATTTTTTGCATTATGAAGTCATTACTACGTGGTTCAAGTCCACCAGTATCAACTAACATAAATTTTTTCCCAGACCATTCAGTTTCACGATAAAGTCTATCTCTTGTTACACCTTCTTCATTTTTTACTATAGATAATCTATCTCCTATCAATTTATTAAATAAAGTAGATTTACCTACGTTCGGTCTACCAACTATTGCAACTATCAAAATTTTCCCCTCTTTCTAATTAAAGTTCTATTATTATTATCCCCTTAATTTCTTTTAATTTTTTTAAATTTTCATCACTTATACTTATTTTAAGTGATACTCTTTCATTGTATGTTTTCTCTATAATTTCTATATTATTTTTTTCTAAAAACATGTCCATTTCAGCTGATTTAGTATATTCATAATCTAAAAGTACTATACTTTTAGGTACATATTCTATTATTCCAGCCTCGATTATAGCTAACTTTGCACATTTTGCATAATTCCTAATAAGCCCACCTGCTCCAAGTTTTACACCACCAAAATATCTAGTAGATACTATTACTAAGTTTGAAACATCTAACCTGTTTATTATTTCAGCCATAGGTTTACCAGCTGTATTTAAAGGCTCACCATTATCATTAAATTTAAAATATTCCTGATTATTTTCCACTACCTTATATGCATAAACATTATGTGTAGCATCAAAATGTTTTTCACTTATTTTTTTAATAAACTTTTCTGCATCTAATACCGTATTAACAGGTTTAATATATCCTATAAATCTAGATTTTTTTTCTAAAAATTCTATACTAGTTTCTTTTTCTATAGTTTTCATACTACTCCAAATATTCTTAATATCATATTTGATAATTGTGGGAATATATTTAAAGACTTAATAAAGTATATTAAAAATATTATGATTAATATAGAATATCTTTGTAAATTTAACAATATTCTTCTTAAATCATTATCACCGTAAGAAAAAGCAATATAAAACATATCATAACCTGGAAGTGGTATAAAGTCAAATATGAAGAAGGCTAAAGCAACCATAAATATATTAGACATCAATATGTATATATTAAGTACGAATAGACTTATTGTTATATATGATAATAATTTAAGCATTAATGCTGAAAAAATTATAAGGATAATGTCTGATGCAAATCCTGCAATTCCTATATTTAATATAGCTCGTCTTCCATTTTTTAAACTTCCATAGTTTATATCTACACCATTACTTATATTAACAATTAAAGGTGAACCTATAACTATTAAGAAAAATGTAAAAGTAATGTCTCTAATATTAATATGATTAATTGGATTTAAACTCATGCTTTTAGAATATTTTAAATGTTTGTCTCCATAATAATATGCAACATATGATCTTAATACATCTTTGAAAGAACTAACAACGATAAATGCGACTAATAAGCTTATATATCTAATTAAAGTTGGATTATTCAAAAATGCATATGCTATACATAATACTATTATGGAAAATATTAATATACCGTTTTCCCTTTTCATTTTTCTAATGATGCTCCTATCAATAAATCTAATGTTTCTGAATATGAATATCCAAGACTTGCAGTAGATTTAGGTAATAACGAATTTTTAGTCATTCCAGGTAATGTATTAACTTCTAAGAAGTATACAACATTATCCATTATTAAATAATCTATTCTTGCAAATCCTTTACATTTTATTGCGTTATATGCTTTCAATGTAAATTCATTTATTTCTTTTTGAATTTTTTCTTCAAAAGTATAAACATATTCACGTGCTCCACCATTTTCATACTTTGATTTATAGTCAAAAAAAGTATCTTTTAATGGTTCTATTAAAACAGTTGGATATACTTTTCCATTTATTATAGGTACAGATATTTCCACACCTGTTATAACTCTTTCAATAACTACTTCATCATCTATTTTAAATACTTCATTTAATCCATATTCTAATTCTTCTTGATTAGTTGCAAAATATATCCCTATACTTGATCCACCTTTATTAGGTTTTAAAATAACCTTTTCACCTAAATTAAGTTTAGAAAATTCTACCTTTTCACCTTTTTTAACAGATATACCATCTATTACTCTAACTCCAGCATCTCTGACAACTGCTTTAGTAATATCCTTATCTATACATAAAGAACTTGTCATAATTCCAGGACCTGAATATGGTATATTTAATATTTCAAGTACAGATTGAACAGTACCATCTTCACCAAATTCACCATGTAAAGCAATATATGCAAATTCTATATCCATTCCTATAATTTTAAAAATATCTTCTTTTTTATCTAAAAGTATTTCAGTAACTTCATATTTATTTTTATCAAGATTTGAAGATATTTCACGTCCTGTATTAATAGATACTTCACGTTCTGATGAAATTCCTCCATAAATTACAGCAACCTTCATTATTTTACCACCTTTTTCATCGCATCTACTACAGATTGAAACACTTTCTTATTCTCATCATTTAAATTCATAAGAACTTCATGCATTTCAAGTATATATCTAGATTTATCATTCATATTATCATTTGTTTCTAAACTAATAGCTTCTAAACTTTCTGATTTTATTTCTTCTTCATTTATTATATCAATAAACTTTGTAATACCAGTTTGTTTTAAAAATCCTTTAGCTTCCTGACTAGGATTTAAAACTACAAGTTTTTTATTTTTCTTAGTTTTTAATTCTATAGCAATTTTAGCTATCATACCAAGAAAAGTTGAATCCATATATATAGTTTCAGACATTTCAAATGAAAGATCTACTATTTCATCAAAATTTAAATCTATAAAATCTGAAAGATTTTTAGAGTTTTTCATAGTAGCTTTACCCAATATTTTAAAAATATATCTTCCTTCTATATTAACGTATAAAAAATCATCCATTTTAATATACCTCACTTAAACTATTATATCTATATTTCTTACCACAAAAACTACATTCTATTTCTATAAATCCATCTTCTGTTATAATTTCATCAATTTCTTTTTCACTAATAGATGTAGTTAAGGCTCTTTTCATATATGTATCATTACAATCACACTCATAATTAACATCTGTAATTTCAAGTATTTTTATATCCTCTATCATAGGTAATTTATCATAAGGTAAGCCTTTATACTTATCTTCATTTTCAAATATTTCTATATCATTTTCAAATATTAAATGTGCTATTCTTTCAAGACTAAAATTATTATATAGCATATCTGTAATAGATGTTAATCTTGTAAGTTTATTACCTACAAAGTTTAATACTTCTTCATCTCCATCTGGTAATAGTTGTATTAATAAACCTGAACTTTTTGCAACACTCATATCCTCGTTATATTTAACAGAACATACTAATATACTCTTAGTTTGTTCTGATCTTTCAAAATATTCATTCATTGCAAGTTCTAATAAATTATCTTCTATAACAAATAAAGAAGTATATGGTGTTTTTAATCCATAATCTACCATAATTTGTAAAGTTGATCCATCCAAATTATATAATTCTTTTATCTTTTCTTTATTATCATTACTAATTGCCTTAATTAATTCTTCATGTTTTTCACTATCAACATCTACTTTAACTGCAACATTTGAATTTATTGTAGTTTTAGCTATAACATTTTTTAAAGCTCCTTTAGTTTTTAATGTAATACTTGATCTTGTATTACTTGATTTAATATCTTGTGCTAATATCGCAGCTAGAGTTGAAAGTTTTGCAACTCTTTCAGTATACATAACATCTAAATTAGTATGGTTTATAACCTCTTTTACTAAATTTGTTGTATCTAATATTTCAAATTTTAAACTTTTACTTACTCCACGTAATATCATTTTATTCTCCATTCACTTTATTCAAAGTAGAAAAATATGAACCAAACAATTCATCTATATTTTCTCTCCTTAAAAGTATCTTATTTTCCATATTTTCTTTAACTATTAAAAACTGACTTATATTAGTTTTAATAGGTATATTAGGATTTTTTAATATATCTAACAACACATCTTTAACTTTAACATCTTTTTCACCATTAAATGCTTTTCTAAACATTTCTTTATATGCCAAATCAAAGACCTTTTCAACATCAATATTATTTATTTTTACATTAACTACTAAAGTTCCATCTTCACGGTTTGTAGTATTTTGAACAGAATATTTCATATTTGCAAATAATGCTTCTAAAAATATTTTTTTAGATTCATTTTGATCTTTAAAATTAACTATATCTAATAACTCAGGATTAGATAAAGTTTTTTTAGCTTCTTCTATTTTTGATAACTTAATATCTTTTAAAAAAATATTTACAATTTTTTCTGGTTTTTGTCCACATGAAATAACCAGTAAAAATACACAAATTAAAAATATTACCCTCTTCATTTTCTATATCTCCCATCCAAAACATACTGTATTTATTATACAATATTTTATCTAGTTATGTAAAGTAAAAAGGACAAAAGTTAAATACCTTTGTCCACGAAATTATTCACCTAATACACTAATACGTTTCCCTATATTTTTACCGTTTACAGCTTCATCTACCATAGCCTTAGCATAATCTGCATAACTTATGTAGCTATCACCTTTTGAATTAACTGTAAATACTTCTCCTGCTAATATATATTTACCTGTTTTTTCTCCTTCAAAATCAAAATCTGCTGCAGGACTTACATATGTCCATTTAACATCATTTCTTTTTCTTAATTCATCAAGTGATCTACCCATAGCACTTGCAAGTGGTCTATATTCTTCTTCAAAATCATCAGCTTCAAATAAATGTTTAGTTAAAGTATCATCTAGATATAGACTTCCTGCTCCACCTACTACTAATAATCTTGTATTAGTTCCCGATAAAACATCAGATAAGTGTTTAAGTGTTTCAGAATGTAAATGTAATGTATCTTCTCTCCATGTTCCAAAAGCATTTATAACAACATCAAATTCTTTTAAATCTTCAGTGTTTAAATTCATTAAATCTTTTATAATATACTTAGATGCTGCCGTCTTATTTTCTTCTCTTACTATAGCTGTTACATCTAATCCTCTCTCTACTGCTTCTTTTACTATCAAACTTCCAGCTTTACCATTAGCTGCTATTACTCCTATTTTCATTAAATACCGCCTAAATTCTAATCACAAATATATATTAATATTTTTGTTGTAATGTCAATAGTTACAACAAAAAATATAGAAAATATAGTTAAATTATATCATCAACTATATCCTTTAAACTTATAGACTTCATTTTATCTTCCATAACTTTTTGAATTTGATAAAATTTTTCATCTAAAGTATTCTTAATATTTTTCCCTACTGGACATTCTGGATTAGGATTATCATGAAGATTAAATAGTCCTTCTTTTTTTATACAACTAACTGCCATATATACCTCATACATAGATATATCTTTAGCCTCTTTTAGAAGATGTGCTCCACCTGTTCCTCTATTTACCTTAACTATATTTGCTGATTTTAGTTGTTGTAGTATTTTACGAATTATAACAGGGTTTACCTGTATACTTTCTGCTAAATAATCACTAGTTACTTTATCTTTATCTTCATAAATCTCTATACATGTTAATATATGAAGAGCTATGCTATAACGAGTTGAAATCTGCATATATTCACTTCCTTTATTTTTAAAAGTATAAATAAGCTGGAATTACTTCCAGCTTTATATTAGAATGTTTGTCCAAATCCAAAGTTAAATTTACCTGTTGTTTTTTCACCTTTTGCAATATTCCATGCATAATCTAATCTTAATACTCCTATAGGTGTATTAATTCTTGCTCCAAGTCCTAAGTTATTAACAAACTTTAATTTTTTCTGAGAATCAACTATTTTTTCAGCTATACCACCATCATAGAATAATACACCTTGTAAATAGTCATTAAAGTATGTTCTATTTTCTGCTGTAAATGTAACTGCATATTTATTACCAGATACTGTACTTGGTAATCCTCTTAAAGTTACACCGTCTCCTACTATACTCATTTGACCAACTGGAGTATTAGCATGTGAGTAACTAGCAAGTAATCTATATGCCATAGAGTTCTTATCTTCATAAACGGGATGATAAG
This region includes:
- the der gene encoding ribosome biogenesis GTPase Der — protein: MIVAIVGRPNVGKSTLFNKLIGDRLSIVKNEEGVTRDRLYRETEWSGKKFMLVDTGGLEPRSNDFIMQKIKDQARVAIDEADVIIFLVDGKAGITAIDEDIASVLRKVNKKVIVAVNKIDNYVKEKDAIFEFYALGFEDVVPISAEHKVNLGDLLDLAVEKFPVDDREIDEDTLAIAVLGRPNAGKSSFVNKILNKERSIVSDIAGTTRDSIDSSFMYKEQKYTIIDTAGIRRKSKVEDDIEYYSVLRAIKAIERANVCVLMLDATELLTEQDKRIAGLIYEEKKPMIIAINKWDLIEKDNKTVKEFTDLVKADMPFLDYVPVVTMSALTGKRAINIVDMVKEINEEYNKKISTGVLNQVLEEIMAKNPVPTRKGRAVKINYATQVGQAPPKFVFFSNNPDLIHFSYQRYIENNLREYFGFEGCPIEIIFNKKS
- a CDS encoding IMPACT family protein translates to MKTIEKETSIEFLEKKSRFIGYIKPVNTVLDAEKFIKKISEKHFDATHNVYAYKVVENNQEYFKFNDNGEPLNTAGKPMAEIINRLDVSNLVIVSTRYFGGVKLGAGGLIRNYAKCAKLAIIEAGIIEYVPKSIVLLDYEYTKSAEMDMFLEKNNIEIIEKTYNERVSLKISISDENLKKLKEIKGIIIIEL
- a CDS encoding D-alanine--D-alanine ligase — translated: MKVAVIYGGISSEREVSINTGREISSNLDKNKYEVTEILLDKKEDIFKIIGMDIEFAYIALHGEFGEDGTVQSVLEILNIPYSGPGIMTSSLCIDKDITKAVVRDAGVRVIDGISVKKGEKVEFSKLNLGEKVILKPNKGGSSIGIYFATNQEELEYGLNEVFKIDDEVVIERVITGVEISVPIINGKVYPTVLIEPLKDTFFDYKSKYENGGAREYVYTFEEKIQKEINEFTLKAYNAIKCKGFARIDYLIMDNVVYFLEVNTLPGMTKNSLLPKSTASLGYSYSETLDLLIGASLEK
- a CDS encoding STAS domain-containing protein; translated protein: MDDFLYVNIEGRYIFKILGKATMKNSKNLSDFIDLNFDEIVDLSFEMSETIYMDSTFLGMIAKIAIELKTKKNKKLVVLNPSQEAKGFLKQTGITKFIDIINEEEIKSESLEAISLETNDNMNDKSRYILEMHEVLMNLNDENKKVFQSVVDAMKKVVK
- a CDS encoding Hsp33 family molecular chaperone HslO, which translates into the protein MILRGVSKSLKFEILDTTNLVKEVINHTNLDVMYTERVAKLSTLAAILAQDIKSSNTRSSITLKTKGALKNVIAKTTINSNVAVKVDVDSEKHEELIKAISNDNKEKIKELYNLDGSTLQIMVDYGLKTPYTSLFVIEDNLLELAMNEYFERSEQTKSILVCSVKYNEDMSVAKSSGLLIQLLPDGDEEVLNFVGNKLTRLTSITDMLYNNFSLERIAHLIFENDIEIFENEDKYKGLPYDKLPMIEDIKILEITDVNYECDCNDTYMKRALTTSISEKEIDEIITEDGFIEIECSFCGKKYRYNSLSEVY
- a CDS encoding NAD(P)-dependent oxidoreductase codes for the protein MKIGVIAANGKAGSLIVKEAVERGLDVTAIVREENKTAASKYIIKDLMNLNTEDLKEFDVVINAFGTWREDTLHLHSETLKHLSDVLSGTNTRLLVVGGAGSLYLDDTLTKHLFEADDFEEEYRPLASAMGRSLDELRKRNDVKWTYVSPAADFDFEGEKTGKYILAGEVFTVNSKGDSYISYADYAKAMVDEAVNGKNIGKRISVLGE
- a CDS encoding Rrf2 family transcriptional regulator, producing MQISTRYSIALHILTCIEIYEDKDKVTSDYLAESIQVNPVIIRKILQQLKSANIVKVNRGTGGAHLLKEAKDISMYEVYMAVSCIKKEGLFNLHDNPNPECPVGKNIKNTLDEKFYQIQKVMEDKMKSISLKDIVDDII